The Girardinichthys multiradiatus isolate DD_20200921_A chromosome 11, DD_fGirMul_XY1, whole genome shotgun sequence DNA window GTGTGTGAAACATACCAATACGTCCGATCTTCATGCCTGATCGAGCCAGAGCTCTGAGCGCCGACTGGGCTCCAGGTCCAGGAGTCTTTGTCCTGAAACAGACAGATGGATTCCCATGACGACATGTCAGGTGAGCTTCTTGTTCCAGATGACCTCAGATCTACAGGTAACAGGTGAGGTTACCTGTTTCCTCCGGTTGCTCGCAGCTTGATGTGCAGTGCTGTGATTCCCAGCTCCTTGCAGCGCTGAGCCACATCCTGAGCTGCCAACATGGCGGCGTACGGAGACGACTCATCTCTGTCAGCCTTCACCTTCATCCCGCCGGTCACACGGCAGATCGTCTCCCTGAAAACATACCTATCAGAACCTCGACCTGTCTGAACATTGGACCAGGAGTATTTCAGGGGGACTTACTTCCCAGAGAGGTCAGTGACATGGACGAAGGTGTCGTTAAAGGAGGCAAAGATGTGGCACACTCCAAACACGTTCTCTCCTTCGGCCACCTGAGGACCTAAACTGATGACCTGCTCCTCCTTCTTCTCCTTCCCTTTACGAGGAGCCATGTCTGCAGAGAAGAGCAGGATTTATCAGTTAAAGGAAACCACAAAGTCGCTCCTGAAACTGACATTAGCTCGGTCACCATCAGAGCCTGGCGCTGCGGATTACTCTGTCCGCACCGTCGCTTTAAGAGCTACAATAAAAACACCCAGATCAGTTTTGCTTCATTTTCTGATTCCTGTTAATGACAGACAAGACTTGGTGTTTGTTTCACCTGAAAATTATTTCTGGATCATCCCAATTGGTTGTTGTCACTTAGCACATAGTCCAGATTCTACCATAGAGAAAAAATGATCTTCAGAGTTTCACCAAAACGtctagaagcagaacattttaaacactgaaacataTTCTACAGTAATGAAACCCACACCTGGACTGATTAATGGACCGTTAATTAATCCATATTCATCCTGATCACTAAAACACTGAATATTCAGACATTTTGAAAGAAATAATTGTTCATAGATTCAACTGAATTACCCTGGAAATATCTGCAGCCACCTGAAACAAACACCAACCTACATAAATGTGCTTATTGATGCTCTTCCAGGTGTAGTTTGACGTGCAGAAGACATCTTCATTACAGAAGGTTCCTTCTCAAAGCAAAACCTGAGGTTTCAAGAAACCATTTCAGGATAATAATCAGAACGAGGGAGCTCAACGGGTTCCTGGGCTGAAAGCAGAAGCTCCTCACTAGTGAACCCCAGAGGAGGTTAAATAGAGAAGCAGCAGAGCTACAGCGAACAGAAGCTGTCCGACAATGGCAGCACCGGTCAGACAGCTCACATGGAGGCTCAACCTGCAGCTTGATGCTCCAGATGCTATCTAGAACTAATGCAAACTAACTGGGTTTGTCCTGTAAACTGGTGGAAACCATCCTGATACCCTAAAATTCACGTCTTCCTTCACACCTGAACGTCACCGTTTAACTGACCGCGGAACCTGTTAGCCTGTTAGCTTCCACCAGACACCTTCTAAACCCCAACATTCCTCACCTGATGAACTTTAACCCATTAACCATCACCTGCCTGAACCTAATATCTGATATCTGACAAAAAGGTTTATCAATAAATCAGCGTTGTTTTCCCGCTCCTGGACTCGACGCGAGCAGCTAACATGGCGACACGTCGCAGCAGAACAGCAAACAAAACGGACCTTTAA harbors:
- the rps14 gene encoding 40S ribosomal protein S14, which gives rise to MAPRKGKEKKEEQVISLGPQVAEGENVFGVCHIFASFNDTFVHVTDLSGKETICRVTGGMKVKADRDESSPYAAMLAAQDVAQRCKELGITALHIKLRATGGNRTKTPGPGAQSALRALARSGMKIGRIEDVTPIPSDSTRRKGGRRGRRL